Proteins co-encoded in one Juglans regia cultivar Chandler chromosome 16, Walnut 2.0, whole genome shotgun sequence genomic window:
- the LOC108980100 gene encoding protein bicaudal C homolog 1-A-like has translation MAAELQPPEALMTAGPTAATATTTTALEATNAVLSTDNPGQALAPKRQRRPSVRLGEIGDQPATLSYESHVRRNKQHPCRLPKEHSSKSVKARLLTNLVNGGDYHDIQEPPEDRNQNGDGNLEFANRKKAKRGATKRARSNWVTRIEDGAVAEGDSREDGNQNEGFRDFDPDSDSQQKDHSPVHSVDKVELDLWHGFRRQGLARASESRENDAVELDNFPESDSRDRKCVTSEGVRSWLFELGLSRYAPVFEIHEVDDDVLPMLTLEDLKDMGINAIGSRRKMYSAIQKLRKGFS, from the coding sequence ATGGCAGCTGAGCTACAACCACCAGAAGCCCTAATGACCGCCGGCCCAACAGCCGCAACCGCAACCACGACAACAGCATTAGAAGCGACGAATGCCGTACTGTCGACCGACAACCCCGGACAGGCTTTGGCCCCGAAACGGCAACGCCGGCCCAGCGTCCGATTAGGCGAAATCGGAGACCAGCCAGCCACTCTCTCGTATGAGTCTCACGTCCGACGAAACAAGCAACATCCCTGTAGGCTCCCCAAGGAGCATTCCTCTAAGTCGGTGAAGGCTCGGCTCCTTACCAACCTCGTCAACGGCGGCGATTACCACGATATCCAGGAGCCTCCAGAAGATAGGAACCAAAATGGCGACGGGAATCTCGAATTCGCAAACCGGAAGAAGGCGAAGCGGGGCGCGACGAAGCGGGCCCGATCTAATTGGGTCACGAGAATAGAAGACGGAGCCGTGGCCGAGGGCGACAGCAGAGAAGACGGCAACCAAAACGAAGGATTTAGAGATTTCGATCCGGACTCGGACAGTCAGCAGAAGGACCACAGCCCAGTCCACTCGGTCGACAAGGTGGAGCTCGATTTGTGGCACGGATTTAGAAGGCAAGGCCTGGCTAGGGCTTCGGAGAGTCGCGAAAACGACGCCGTTGAGTTGGACAACTTCCCCGAGTCTGATTCGAGGGACCGGAAGTGTGTGACGAGCGAGGGAGTGAGGTCGTGGCTGTTCGAATTGGGGTTGAGTCGGTACGCGCCGGTGTTTGAGATACATGAGGTAGACGACGATGTTTTGCCGATGTTGACGCTGGAGGATCTCAAGGATATGGGAATCAATGCCATTGGCTCCAGGCGCAAAATGTATTCCGCAATTCAAAAGCTTCGCAAGGGTTTTTCGTGA
- the LOC109005510 gene encoding acyl carrier protein 1, chloroplastic-like isoform X2, whose product MATISATSATFGASLKPCFKNNKVTGGTSTTLKMVRAGWGKNVFPALRTSRFNVCCAAKPETVQKVCEIVKKQLALSDETELTPESKFAALGADSLDTVEIVMGLEEEFGISVEEESSQNITTVQEAADLIEKLVQKKPEA is encoded by the exons ATGGCCACTATCTCCGCTACTTCTGCTACCTTTGGAGCTTCTCTTAAGCCATGCTTCAAGAATAATAAG GTGACTGGTGGGACTTCAACAACTCTGAAGATGGTTAGAGCAGGTTGGGGAAAGAATGTCTTCCCTGCTTTAAGGACCTCGCGCTTCAATGTTTGCTGTGCG GCCAAGCCCGAGACAGTGCAGAAAGTTTGTGAGATAGTAAAGAAACAATTGGCATTGTCTGATGAGACTGAGCTCACCCCAGAGTCCAAGTTCGCTGCCCTCGGAGCTGATTCTCTTGATACG GTGGAAATAGTAATGGGTTTGGAGGAAGAATTTGGAATCAGCGTTGAGGAGGAAAGCTCTCAGAATATAACCACAGTCCAAGAAGCAGCTGATCTGATAGAGAAGCTTGTCCAGAAGAAGCCTGAAGCTTAG
- the LOC109005510 gene encoding acyl carrier protein 1, chloroplastic-like isoform X1, whose product MATISATSATFGASLKPCFKNNKLVQVTGGTSTTLKMVRAGWGKNVFPALRTSRFNVCCAAKPETVQKVCEIVKKQLALSDETELTPESKFAALGADSLDTVEIVMGLEEEFGISVEEESSQNITTVQEAADLIEKLVQKKPEA is encoded by the exons ATGGCCACTATCTCCGCTACTTCTGCTACCTTTGGAGCTTCTCTTAAGCCATGCTTCAAGAATAATAAG CTTGTGCAGGTGACTGGTGGGACTTCAACAACTCTGAAGATGGTTAGAGCAGGTTGGGGAAAGAATGTCTTCCCTGCTTTAAGGACCTCGCGCTTCAATGTTTGCTGTGCG GCCAAGCCCGAGACAGTGCAGAAAGTTTGTGAGATAGTAAAGAAACAATTGGCATTGTCTGATGAGACTGAGCTCACCCCAGAGTCCAAGTTCGCTGCCCTCGGAGCTGATTCTCTTGATACG GTGGAAATAGTAATGGGTTTGGAGGAAGAATTTGGAATCAGCGTTGAGGAGGAAAGCTCTCAGAATATAACCACAGTCCAAGAAGCAGCTGATCTGATAGAGAAGCTTGTCCAGAAGAAGCCTGAAGCTTAG